The proteins below are encoded in one region of Pseudonocardia sp. DSM 110487:
- a CDS encoding phytanoyl-CoA dioxygenase family protein, with translation MATTHAPDTRWSEATCRLEDLLEVLADRTDPHDFPLATEVIDEVLCYDAARLLEGPSEQARAELVRAFSHGPGIVVVRGAYPDQAVVDRATVAFEEMIAAQRASGVAAGDHFAKPGANDRVWNALEKLAVHAPEAFVDYYANPIVALASTAWLGPGYQVTSQVNVVNPGGAAQVGHRDYHLGFLPPARIEQFPPHVHVLSPVLTLQGAVAHTDMPVESGPTMYLPHSQKYGPGYLATGRPEFREHFERHHVQLPLQTGDAVFFNPAVIHGAGTNRSTDVRRMANLLQISSAFGRAMESVDRDRICRAVYPALRKHPGPEHAVTAAAEGYPFPTNLDRDPPVDGLAPPSQADLVRRALAEGWAPEAFEAALTDHTDRRGTA, from the coding sequence ATGGCAACGACGCACGCCCCCGACACCCGCTGGTCCGAGGCAACCTGCCGACTCGAGGACCTGCTCGAGGTGCTCGCCGACCGCACCGATCCCCACGACTTCCCGCTCGCCACCGAGGTCATCGACGAGGTCCTCTGCTACGACGCCGCGCGGCTGCTGGAGGGGCCATCCGAACAGGCGCGGGCGGAGCTCGTGCGTGCCTTCTCCCACGGCCCCGGCATCGTCGTGGTGCGCGGCGCGTACCCGGACCAGGCCGTGGTCGACCGCGCCACCGTGGCGTTCGAGGAGATGATCGCCGCGCAACGCGCGAGCGGAGTCGCGGCCGGGGACCACTTCGCGAAGCCGGGGGCGAACGACCGCGTGTGGAACGCGCTGGAGAAGCTCGCCGTGCACGCGCCCGAGGCGTTCGTCGACTACTACGCCAATCCGATCGTCGCGCTCGCCTCCACGGCGTGGCTAGGCCCCGGCTACCAGGTGACGTCGCAGGTCAACGTCGTCAACCCCGGCGGAGCGGCCCAAGTCGGGCACCGCGACTACCACCTCGGGTTCCTGCCGCCCGCGCGCATCGAGCAGTTCCCGCCGCACGTGCACGTGCTCTCCCCCGTGCTCACGCTGCAGGGCGCGGTTGCCCACACCGACATGCCGGTGGAGAGCGGCCCGACGATGTACCTGCCGCACTCCCAGAAGTACGGGCCCGGCTACCTCGCCACCGGCCGCCCCGAGTTCCGCGAGCACTTCGAGCGCCACCACGTCCAGCTCCCGCTGCAGACGGGGGACGCCGTGTTCTTCAACCCGGCCGTGATCCACGGCGCGGGCACGAACCGCTCGACGGACGTGCGGCGGATGGCGAACCTACTGCAGATCTCCTCGGCGTTCGGGCGCGCCATGGAGAGCGTCGACCGCGATCGGATCTGCCGCGCCGTCTATCCCGCGCTGCGCAAACACCCGGGGCCCGAACACGCCGTCACCGCCGCGGCGGAGGGCTACCCGTTCCCCACCAACCTGGACCGCGACCCACCGGTCGACGGCCTCGCCCCGCCCAGCCAGGCCGACCTCGTCCGGCGCGCACTGGCCGAGGGCTGGGCGCCCGAGGCGTTCGAGGCCGCGCTCACCGATCACACCGATCGCCGCGGGACGGCGTGA
- a CDS encoding LacI family DNA-binding transcriptional regulator, whose translation MHRRPRLEDVAAEAGVSTASVSLVLRDVPGPSARTRERVMAAAERLGYRADRTASLLARRRTRLLGVPVLLRDAFRTEMAEEVQVAADARGYAVALSAITPVADEPRVVETLLDMRCEAVLLLAPELPPADLAALGARAPVVVVARHVAPDGFDVVRVADEAGIGESVDHLIGLGHRRIVHVDGGEAAMAADRRVGFRAALHRHGLEGGVLPGGYEEAAGAAAARTLLADAALPTAIVAANDRCALGLLDVFLRAGVRVPQDVSVIGYDDGELARLSHIDLTTVSQEAGEQARQAVAAALERLDGSRTEPVEVVLKPHLVVRGTTAPPRP comes from the coding sequence GTGCACCGCAGGCCCCGGCTCGAGGACGTCGCCGCCGAGGCGGGCGTCTCCACGGCCTCGGTCTCGCTCGTCCTGCGCGACGTGCCCGGCCCGAGCGCCCGCACCCGTGAGCGGGTCATGGCGGCGGCCGAGCGCCTCGGCTACCGGGCCGACCGCACGGCCAGCCTGCTCGCGCGCCGCCGCACCCGGCTCCTGGGTGTCCCGGTGCTCCTGCGCGACGCCTTCCGCACGGAGATGGCGGAGGAGGTGCAGGTCGCGGCCGATGCGCGCGGGTACGCCGTGGCGCTGAGCGCGATCACCCCGGTCGCCGACGAGCCCCGCGTCGTGGAGACGCTGCTCGACATGCGCTGCGAGGCGGTGCTGTTGCTTGCCCCCGAGCTACCTCCCGCCGACCTGGCGGCGCTCGGCGCGCGGGCGCCCGTCGTCGTCGTCGCCCGGCACGTCGCCCCCGACGGGTTCGACGTCGTGCGGGTGGCCGACGAGGCGGGGATCGGCGAGTCCGTCGACCACCTCATCGGACTGGGCCACCGCCGGATCGTGCACGTCGACGGCGGCGAGGCGGCGATGGCGGCGGATCGGCGGGTGGGCTTCCGCGCCGCCCTGCACCGCCACGGCCTCGAGGGCGGCGTGCTACCCGGCGGCTACGAGGAGGCGGCGGGTGCGGCCGCGGCCCGCACGCTACTGGCCGACGCCGCGCTGCCGACCGCGATCGTCGCGGCCAACGACCGCTGCGCGCTCGGCCTCCTCGACGTGTTCCTGCGCGCGGGCGTGCGCGTGCCCCAGGACGTGTCGGTGATCGGCTACGACGACGGCGAGCTCGCCCGCCTCTCCCACATCGACCTCACCACCGTGAGCCAGGAGGCTGGCGAGCAGGCACGCCAGGCGGTCGCTGCCGCACTGGAACGCCTTGACGGGAGCCGTACGGAGCCGGTGGAGGTGGTCCTGAAGCCCCACTTGGTGGTCCGGGGCACCACGGCCCCACCTCGCCCCTGA
- a CDS encoding sugar phosphate isomerase/epimerase produces MTTDRIAGAPISWGVCEVPGWGYQLPPSRVLAEMHDVGLVATELGPDGFLPADASAMADVLAGHDLRPIGGFTPLLLHVTGQDPVPDVEKLLQTYAATGSDVLVLSAVTGLDGYDERPDLDAEGWRTLLGNLDRLDALAAAHGVKAVLHPHVGTMVENGTDVQRVLDGSSIALCLDTGHLLIGGTDPAELTRQAPHRIAHTHVKDVDLGLARQVQSGRRTYTEAVREGIYRPVGCGDVDFTAIVSHLRAEGYPGWYVLEQDTILTEEPSGEGPLTDVRASVAALRALLESPTE; encoded by the coding sequence ATGACCACCGACCGGATCGCCGGAGCACCCATCTCGTGGGGTGTCTGCGAGGTGCCCGGCTGGGGCTACCAGCTGCCGCCGTCGCGGGTGCTCGCCGAGATGCACGACGTCGGGCTCGTCGCCACCGAGCTAGGCCCGGACGGGTTCCTCCCTGCCGACGCGAGCGCGATGGCCGACGTGCTCGCCGGCCACGACCTGCGGCCCATCGGCGGGTTCACCCCGCTGCTGCTGCACGTCACAGGGCAGGACCCGGTGCCGGATGTCGAGAAGCTGCTGCAGACGTACGCCGCGACGGGCTCCGATGTGCTCGTGCTGTCGGCCGTCACGGGTCTCGACGGGTACGACGAGCGCCCCGACCTCGACGCCGAGGGGTGGCGCACCCTGCTCGGGAACCTCGACCGGCTCGACGCGCTGGCCGCGGCGCACGGCGTCAAGGCCGTGCTGCACCCGCACGTCGGCACGATGGTCGAGAACGGCACCGACGTGCAACGCGTGCTCGACGGCTCGTCTATCGCGCTCTGCCTCGACACCGGGCACCTGCTCATCGGCGGCACCGACCCCGCCGAGCTCACCCGCCAGGCGCCGCACCGGATCGCGCACACGCACGTCAAGGACGTCGACCTCGGCCTCGCGCGGCAGGTGCAGTCGGGGCGGCGGACCTACACCGAGGCCGTGCGCGAGGGCATCTATCGCCCGGTCGGGTGCGGCGACGTCGACTTCACCGCGATCGTGAGTCACCTGCGGGCCGAGGGGTACCCGGGCTGGTACGTGCTCGAGCAGGACACGATCCTGACCGAGGAACCCAGCGGCGAGGGCCCGCTCACCGACGTCCGCGCGAGCGTGGCGGCGTTGCGCGCGCTACTCGAATCCCCGACGGAGTGA
- a CDS encoding Gfo/Idh/MocA family oxidoreductase → MKKLGIGLAGVGRMGRIHAIDLVSRCARAGLACVYDADGERAAALAAQLDVPVAASFEELLERAEAVAIATPTGTHAELSVAAARAGLPVFCEKPVSLDRATTVATIEAVETAGVPFQVGFHRRFDPDWVAAAERIAAGELGDVTLFRTSLRDMNPPDPAYLAGSGGFFVDVTVHDLDVARWLVGEVVEVSAHGTASDPAFAELGDIDTAVVVLRFANGALGVIDNSRGARYGYECSTEVMGTLATARIDNPHRRGLEWRTPGMAARDLVRDFEERYPYAYAAELDAFADCVRTGIPPRVTGQDALAAFDLAVAADESWRTGRPVAVKQGDSA, encoded by the coding sequence GTGAAGAAACTCGGCATCGGACTCGCCGGCGTCGGGCGGATGGGGCGCATCCACGCCATCGACCTCGTCTCCCGCTGCGCGCGGGCCGGGCTGGCCTGCGTCTACGACGCCGACGGCGAGCGCGCGGCTGCCCTCGCCGCGCAGCTGGATGTGCCGGTGGCGGCGAGCTTCGAAGAGCTGCTCGAGCGCGCGGAGGCGGTGGCGATCGCCACCCCCACCGGCACCCACGCCGAGCTGTCGGTGGCCGCGGCGCGGGCAGGGCTGCCGGTGTTCTGCGAGAAGCCGGTCTCGCTCGACCGCGCCACCACGGTCGCGACGATCGAGGCCGTCGAGACCGCGGGCGTGCCGTTCCAGGTGGGCTTCCATCGGCGGTTCGACCCGGACTGGGTGGCAGCCGCGGAGCGGATCGCCGCGGGTGAGCTGGGCGACGTCACCCTGTTCCGCACGTCGCTACGGGACATGAACCCGCCGGACCCGGCGTACCTCGCCGGCTCGGGCGGGTTCTTCGTGGACGTCACCGTGCACGACCTGGACGTCGCGCGCTGGCTCGTGGGCGAGGTCGTCGAGGTCAGCGCGCACGGAACCGCGTCCGACCCGGCGTTCGCGGAGCTGGGCGACATCGACACCGCCGTGGTCGTGCTGCGCTTCGCGAACGGCGCGCTCGGGGTGATCGACAACAGCCGGGGCGCGCGCTACGGCTACGAGTGCTCGACCGAGGTGATGGGCACCCTCGCCACGGCACGCATCGACAACCCGCACCGGCGAGGGCTGGAGTGGCGCACGCCCGGCATGGCGGCGCGCGACCTCGTGCGCGACTTCGAGGAGCGCTACCCGTACGCCTACGCCGCCGAGCTGGACGCGTTCGCCGATTGCGTGCGCACCGGCATCCCACCCCGCGTCACCGGCCAGGACGCGCTCGCCGCGTTCGACCTGGCCGTGGCCGCCGACGAGTCGTGGCGCACCGGACGGCCGGTCGCCGTCAAGCAGGGAGACAGCGCATGA
- a CDS encoding Gfo/Idh/MocA family oxidoreductase, with product MTLDVGVIGTGMIGQDHIRRISSVLSGARVAAVTDVDLDRARGVAGGVPGAVVHATGQALIDDPGVDAVVVTSWGPTHEEYVLAAIAAGKQVFCEKPLATTREACERIVDAEVATGERLVQVGFMRRFDPQYRAMKAVVTSGEIGAPLLMHAAHRNPSVPDFFTSDMTINDSTVHDIDVARWMFDDEIAAVTVLKGRISRKAKAGFNDPLLVLLEMRSGVIVDVEAMVNAGFGYDIRGEVVCEDGTVELSESAGAIVKRAGRYSGRVPETWKERFVGAFDLELQAWVDAVLGGGTTGPSSWDGYAATVACETGLAALRSGRREEIVLRERPDLYAKAGAPEEVPA from the coding sequence GTGACACTCGACGTCGGCGTCATCGGCACCGGCATGATCGGCCAGGACCACATCCGGCGGATCAGCTCGGTGCTGTCCGGCGCCCGGGTCGCCGCGGTGACCGACGTGGACCTCGACCGCGCCCGTGGGGTCGCCGGCGGCGTCCCCGGGGCGGTCGTGCACGCCACCGGCCAGGCCCTGATCGACGACCCGGGCGTCGACGCCGTCGTCGTCACGTCGTGGGGACCGACGCACGAGGAGTACGTGCTCGCCGCGATCGCCGCGGGCAAGCAGGTGTTCTGCGAGAAGCCCCTCGCCACCACCCGCGAGGCATGCGAGCGGATCGTCGACGCCGAGGTCGCGACGGGCGAGCGGCTGGTGCAGGTCGGGTTCATGCGCCGGTTCGACCCGCAGTACCGGGCGATGAAGGCCGTGGTCACCAGCGGGGAGATCGGGGCGCCGCTGCTCATGCACGCGGCGCACCGCAACCCCTCCGTGCCGGACTTCTTCACCAGCGACATGACGATCAACGACTCCACGGTCCACGACATCGACGTGGCCCGCTGGATGTTCGACGACGAGATCGCGGCCGTCACCGTGCTGAAGGGGCGGATCAGCCGCAAGGCGAAGGCGGGGTTCAACGACCCGCTGCTCGTGCTGCTGGAGATGCGCAGCGGCGTGATCGTGGACGTCGAGGCGATGGTGAACGCGGGCTTCGGCTACGACATCCGCGGCGAGGTGGTCTGCGAGGACGGCACCGTGGAGCTGTCGGAGAGCGCGGGCGCGATCGTCAAGCGGGCGGGGCGGTACTCCGGGCGAGTGCCGGAGACCTGGAAGGAGCGCTTCGTCGGGGCGTTCGACCTCGAGCTGCAGGCCTGGGTCGACGCCGTGCTCGGGGGCGGCACCACCGGTCCGAGCTCGTGGGACGGCTACGCGGCCACTGTCGCGTGCGAGACCGGGCTTGCGGCGCTGCGCAGCGGGCGGCGCGAGGAGATCGTCCTGCGGGAGCGGCCCGACCTGTATGCCAAGGCGGGCGCCCCGGAGGAGGTGCCGGCGTGA
- a CDS encoding ATP-binding cassette domain-containing protein, whose translation MTDTIVEHADRTLRIGTPLVEMEGVGKAYGAIRALEGINLTVNAGEVTCVLGDNGAGKSTLIKIISGLHPHTEGTLKVDGQEVHFGSPRESLDHGIATVYQDLAVVGLMEVWRNFFLGSEIRKGNYPLAPLDIKGMREIADAELRKMGIVVKDINQPIGTLSGGQRQCVAIARAVYFGARVLILDEPTAALGVKQSGVVLKYTAAARDAGLGVVFITHNPHHAYLVGDHFIILKLGRRVLDRKRSEVSLEELTAEMAGGQELAELSHELKR comes from the coding sequence ATGACCGACACGATCGTGGAGCACGCCGACCGGACCCTGCGGATCGGCACCCCGCTCGTCGAGATGGAGGGCGTCGGCAAGGCCTACGGCGCCATCCGGGCCCTGGAGGGCATCAACCTCACCGTCAACGCCGGCGAGGTCACCTGCGTCCTCGGTGACAACGGCGCCGGGAAGTCCACCCTCATCAAGATCATCTCCGGCCTGCATCCGCACACCGAGGGAACGCTCAAGGTGGACGGGCAGGAGGTGCACTTCGGCTCGCCGCGCGAGTCCCTCGACCACGGCATCGCCACCGTCTACCAGGACCTCGCTGTCGTCGGGCTGATGGAGGTGTGGCGCAACTTCTTCCTCGGCTCCGAGATCCGCAAGGGCAACTACCCGCTCGCCCCGCTGGACATCAAGGGCATGCGGGAGATCGCCGACGCCGAGCTGCGCAAGATGGGCATCGTCGTCAAGGACATCAACCAGCCGATCGGCACGCTCTCCGGCGGCCAGCGCCAGTGCGTCGCCATCGCACGGGCGGTGTACTTCGGCGCGCGGGTGCTCATCCTCGACGAGCCGACGGCGGCACTGGGCGTCAAACAGTCCGGGGTGGTGCTCAAGTACACCGCCGCCGCCCGCGACGCCGGCCTCGGCGTCGTGTTCATCACCCACAACCCGCACCACGCGTACCTGGTGGGCGACCACTTCATCATCCTGAAGCTCGGCCGCCGGGTGCTGGACAGGAAGCGCTCCGAGGTCTCCCTCGAAGAGCTCACCGCCGAGATGGCGGGCGGTCAGGAGCTTGCAGAGCTCTCCCACGAACTCAAGCGATAG
- a CDS encoding ABC transporter permease: MSSPVATQPPPTPPTEAARPKKPLLSTLLTRPEVGSFAAAIAIFIFFSALAEPFRSLPALSTVLYASSSIGIVAVGVALLMIGGEFDLSAGVSVVTGALTASMISYQLSLNLWVGVFVSLIVMLAVGFFNGYLVVKTGIPSFLITLGSFFMLGGINLGVTKLVTGTVATQNVADMDGFASARAVFASEFAVGGVTIRVTVLWWIFFVALATWILLRTRLGNWIFAVGGNAASARAVGVPVDKVKIGLFMGVAFMCWFYGMHILFAFNTVQSGQGVGNEFLYIIAAVVGGCLLTGGYGSAIGAAVGAFIFGMTTQGIVFAGWDPNWFKFFLGAMLLLAVMLNLYVKNYALNRRS, encoded by the coding sequence ATGAGCTCACCCGTGGCGACCCAGCCCCCACCGACACCGCCCACCGAGGCGGCGCGTCCCAAGAAGCCGCTGCTGTCCACCCTGCTCACCCGCCCGGAGGTCGGGTCGTTCGCGGCGGCGATCGCGATCTTCATCTTCTTCTCCGCGCTCGCCGAGCCGTTCCGCAGCCTGCCGGCGCTGTCGACGGTGCTCTACGCGAGCTCGTCGATCGGCATCGTCGCCGTCGGGGTGGCCCTGCTGATGATCGGCGGCGAGTTCGACCTGTCGGCGGGCGTGTCTGTGGTGACCGGCGCGCTGACGGCGTCGATGATCAGCTACCAGCTCAGCCTGAACCTGTGGGTCGGGGTGTTCGTCAGCCTGATCGTGATGCTGGCGGTCGGGTTCTTCAACGGCTACCTGGTCGTGAAGACCGGCATCCCCAGCTTCCTGATCACCCTGGGTTCGTTCTTCATGCTGGGTGGCATCAACCTCGGCGTCACGAAGCTGGTGACCGGCACGGTGGCCACCCAGAACGTCGCGGACATGGACGGGTTCGCCTCGGCACGCGCCGTCTTCGCCTCGGAGTTCGCCGTGGGTGGCGTGACCATCCGCGTCACGGTGCTCTGGTGGATCTTCTTCGTGGCGCTGGCGACCTGGATCCTGCTGCGCACCCGCCTCGGCAACTGGATCTTCGCCGTCGGGGGGAACGCGGCCAGTGCCCGCGCGGTCGGTGTGCCCGTGGACAAGGTGAAGATCGGCCTGTTCATGGGCGTGGCCTTCATGTGCTGGTTCTACGGGATGCACATCCTGTTCGCCTTCAACACCGTGCAGTCCGGGCAGGGGGTCGGCAACGAGTTCCTCTACATCATCGCCGCGGTCGTCGGCGGCTGCCTGCTCACCGGCGGGTACGGCTCGGCGATCGGCGCCGCGGTCGGCGCCTTCATCTTCGGCATGACCACCCAAGGCATCGTGTTCGCCGGCTGGGACCCGAACTGGTTCAAGTTCTTCCTCGGCGCGATGCTCTTGCTCGCGGTCATGCTCAACCTCTACGTCAAGAACTACGCGCTCAACCGCAGGAGCTGA
- a CDS encoding substrate-binding domain-containing protein, whose translation MSTRKTMRALAVAAALGIALAACSSQGGAQQEQGGGGGPAGGNVGGEQFTIAMVTHEQPGDTFWDRIRAGAEDAARAHNVDLKYSNGAQAPEQATLVQNAIDSQVDGLAVTLAQVEQVGPAAKAAADRGIPVVAFNAGKDDYQRFGAKMYFGSDESVAGQAAGQRLAQDGAQKVICVVQEQGHVALEARCAGVAASFPNTENLYVQGTDLPSVRSTIGAKLQEDPSITHIIALGAPFALTALESVTDAGSQAKVATFDLNVDAAKSIQEGRIMFAVDQQPYVQGYMAVASLWLNLTNGNDLGGGGPVLTGPSFVDSTNVEQIVGYAQNNKR comes from the coding sequence ATGAGTACCAGGAAGACGATGCGTGCGTTGGCGGTGGCCGCGGCGCTCGGCATCGCGCTGGCGGCGTGCAGCAGCCAGGGCGGGGCCCAGCAGGAACAGGGCGGCGGGGGTGGCCCCGCCGGCGGCAACGTCGGCGGCGAGCAGTTCACGATCGCGATGGTCACGCACGAGCAGCCCGGCGACACGTTCTGGGACCGTATCCGGGCCGGCGCGGAGGACGCGGCACGCGCACACAACGTCGACCTGAAGTACTCGAACGGCGCCCAGGCGCCCGAGCAGGCGACGCTGGTGCAGAACGCGATCGACAGCCAGGTCGACGGCCTCGCCGTCACGCTCGCCCAGGTGGAGCAGGTCGGTCCCGCGGCGAAGGCGGCGGCCGACCGCGGCATCCCGGTCGTGGCGTTCAACGCCGGGAAGGACGACTACCAGCGGTTCGGCGCGAAGATGTACTTCGGGTCGGACGAGAGCGTCGCCGGCCAAGCCGCCGGGCAGCGCCTCGCCCAGGACGGCGCCCAGAAGGTGATCTGCGTGGTCCAGGAGCAGGGCCACGTCGCGCTCGAGGCCCGCTGCGCAGGTGTGGCGGCGAGCTTCCCCAACACGGAGAACCTGTACGTGCAGGGCACGGACCTGCCGTCGGTGCGCTCGACGATCGGCGCGAAGCTGCAGGAGGACCCGTCGATCACGCACATCATCGCGCTCGGTGCCCCGTTCGCCCTCACCGCGCTCGAGTCCGTCACCGACGCCGGTAGCCAGGCGAAGGTGGCGACGTTCGACCTGAACGTCGACGCGGCGAAGTCGATCCAGGAGGGCCGGATCATGTTCGCCGTCGACCAGCAGCCCTACGTGCAGGGCTACATGGCCGTGGCGTCGTTGTGGCTGAACCTGACCAACGGCAACGACCTGGGCGGCGGTGGCCCGGTGCTCACCGGCCCGTCATTCGTCGACTCCACCAACGTCGAGCAGATCGTCGGCTACGCACAGAACAACAAGCGCTAG
- a CDS encoding TIM barrel protein: MAARGTRDRRQLPLPDGDLIMAALDRLTLGTAPDSWGVWFPSDPHQVGWRQYLDEIAQAGYLWTELGPSGFLPQDPAQLRDELDARGLRLCGGTIFAGLHRGAEALDDAIEACGRESRLLTALDARHLVLLPEQYTDMHTGTAMQSGDIDSEQWKNLTTGYDRLGKLLKEEFGVDLVFHPHADTHVDTQERVERFLADTDPEFVNLCLDTGHISYCDGDNVAIIERFPERIRYVHLKQVDPAVRERVRAENLSLAEAVPLGVMVEPPYGEPDMPPLLDALARLDTDLFTVVEQDLYPVEPHIPLPIGARTAGYFRGCGLGPVRRWPY; this comes from the coding sequence GTGGCCGCACGTGGAACACGCGACCGGCGCCAGCTACCACTTCCCGACGGCGACCTGATCATGGCGGCCCTCGACCGGCTGACCCTCGGCACCGCGCCCGACTCGTGGGGGGTGTGGTTCCCGTCCGACCCGCACCAGGTCGGCTGGCGACAGTACCTCGACGAGATCGCGCAGGCCGGCTACCTGTGGACCGAGCTCGGCCCGTCCGGCTTCCTCCCGCAGGACCCGGCACAGCTGCGCGACGAGCTGGACGCCCGCGGCCTGCGGCTCTGCGGTGGCACGATCTTCGCGGGCCTGCACCGCGGCGCCGAGGCGCTCGACGATGCGATCGAGGCCTGCGGCCGGGAGTCCCGCCTGCTCACCGCGCTCGACGCGCGCCACCTCGTGCTGCTCCCCGAGCAGTACACGGACATGCACACCGGCACAGCCATGCAGTCCGGCGACATCGATTCCGAGCAGTGGAAGAACCTCACCACCGGCTACGACCGGCTCGGGAAACTGCTCAAGGAGGAGTTCGGCGTCGACCTGGTCTTCCACCCGCATGCCGACACCCACGTCGACACGCAGGAGCGGGTGGAGAGGTTCCTCGCCGACACCGACCCGGAGTTCGTGAACCTGTGCCTGGACACCGGGCACATCTCCTACTGCGACGGGGACAACGTCGCGATCATCGAGCGGTTCCCGGAACGGATCCGCTACGTGCACCTCAAGCAGGTCGACCCCGCGGTGCGCGAGCGGGTCCGGGCCGAGAACCTCTCGCTGGCCGAGGCCGTTCCGCTCGGCGTGATGGTCGAGCCACCCTACGGCGAGCCCGACATGCCCCCGCTGCTCGACGCGCTCGCCCGCTTGGACACCGACCTGTTCACGGTCGTCGAGCAGGACCTCTACCCGGTCGAGCCGCACATCCCGCTGCCGATCGGCGCACGAACCGCAGGCTACTTCCGGGGCTGCGGCCTCGGCCCGGTCCGACGATGGCCCTATTGA
- a CDS encoding CoA-acylating methylmalonate-semialdehyde dehydrogenase produces MRTVTHWIGGKPATGESTRTGPVWNPATGEQQAEVLLASRTDVDAAVQAAAAAFQTWSQSSLSNRTKILFNFRELVNSRVQELAEIISDEHGKVVSDARGEVQRGLEVIEFACGIPTLLKGDYSDQVSTGVDLFSFRQPLGVCAGITPFNFPAMVPMWMHPVAIACGNTFVLKPSERDPSASLLVAELWAEAGLPDGVFNVVHGDKEAVDALLDHPDVAAVSFVGSTPIAKYIHERGTANGKRVQALGGAKNHAVVLPDAPIDYASDHLVAAAFGSAGERCMAISATVAVGGAADELVAAVSEKARAVKVGPGREPDSEMGPVVTAAAKERIVGLIGTGAAQGAELAVDGRGLTVPGHENGFFVGPTVIDRVAPEMDVYREEIFGPVLSVVRADDVDAAIALINSNPYGNGTAIFTSSGEAARRFQRGVNVGMIGINVPIPVPMAYYSFGGWKDSLFGDKHIHGPEGVSFYTRAKVVTSRWPHVEHATGASYHFPTAT; encoded by the coding sequence ATGAGGACCGTCACGCACTGGATCGGCGGCAAGCCCGCCACCGGCGAGTCCACGCGCACAGGGCCGGTCTGGAACCCGGCCACCGGCGAGCAGCAGGCCGAGGTGCTGCTCGCGAGCCGCACGGACGTCGACGCGGCCGTCCAGGCGGCCGCTGCGGCGTTCCAGACCTGGTCGCAGTCGTCGCTCTCGAACCGGACGAAGATCCTGTTCAACTTCCGGGAGCTGGTGAACTCCCGCGTCCAGGAGCTCGCGGAGATCATCTCCGACGAGCACGGCAAGGTGGTCTCGGACGCCCGCGGCGAGGTGCAACGCGGCCTCGAAGTGATCGAGTTCGCCTGCGGCATCCCGACCCTGCTCAAGGGTGACTACTCCGACCAGGTCTCCACCGGCGTCGACCTGTTCTCGTTCCGCCAGCCGCTCGGCGTCTGCGCCGGGATCACGCCGTTCAACTTCCCTGCCATGGTGCCGATGTGGATGCACCCGGTGGCGATCGCCTGCGGCAACACGTTCGTGCTCAAGCCCAGCGAACGCGACCCGAGCGCGTCGCTGCTGGTGGCCGAGCTGTGGGCCGAGGCCGGGCTGCCCGACGGGGTCTTCAACGTCGTGCACGGCGACAAGGAGGCCGTCGACGCGCTGCTCGACCACCCGGACGTGGCCGCGGTGTCGTTCGTCGGGTCCACGCCGATCGCGAAGTACATCCACGAGCGCGGCACCGCGAACGGCAAGCGCGTGCAGGCACTCGGCGGCGCGAAGAACCACGCCGTCGTGCTGCCCGACGCCCCCATCGACTACGCCTCGGACCACCTCGTCGCGGCCGCGTTCGGCTCGGCCGGCGAGCGCTGCATGGCCATCTCCGCCACGGTCGCCGTCGGCGGCGCGGCCGACGAGCTCGTCGCCGCGGTCAGCGAGAAGGCGCGTGCCGTCAAAGTCGGCCCCGGCCGGGAGCCCGACAGCGAGATGGGCCCTGTCGTCACCGCCGCGGCGAAGGAGCGGATCGTCGGGCTGATCGGCACCGGCGCCGCACAGGGCGCCGAGCTGGCCGTCGACGGGCGCGGGCTCACCGTGCCGGGCCACGAGAACGGCTTCTTCGTCGGCCCGACCGTCATCGACCGGGTGGCGCCGGAGATGGACGTCTACCGCGAGGAGATCTTCGGGCCGGTGCTGTCGGTCGTGCGGGCCGACGACGTCGACGCCGCGATCGCGCTGATCAACTCCAACCCGTACGGCAACGGCACCGCGATCTTCACCTCCTCCGGGGAGGCGGCGCGGCGGTTCCAGCGCGGCGTGAACGTCGGGATGATCGGCATCAACGTGCCCATCCCGGTGCCGATGGCCTATTACTCCTTCGGCGGCTGGAAGGACTCGCTGTTCGGCGACAAGCACATCCACGGGCCGGAGGGCGTGTCGTTCTACACGCGCGCGAAGGTCGTGACGTCGCGGTGGCCGCACGTGGAACACGCGACCGGCGCCAGCTACCACTTCCCGACGGCGACCTGA